Proteins encoded within one genomic window of Mycolicibacterium monacense:
- a CDS encoding MBL fold metallo-hydrolase gives MSAPEHPAYGLLRPVTETASVLLCNNPGLMTLDGTNTWVLRAPGSDELVIVDPGPDDDEHIAKVAELGRIALVLISHKHEDHTGGIDKIVDRTGAVVRSVGSGFLRGLGGPLTDGEVIDAAGLRITVMATPGHTADSLSFVLDDAVLTADTVLGRGTTVIDTEDGSLRDYLESLHRLQGLGRRTVLPGHGPDLPDLEAVTAMYLTHREERLDQVRAALRELGDDATARQVVEHVYTDVDEKLWDAAEKSVEAQLDYLRT, from the coding sequence GTGAGCGCACCCGAGCATCCGGCATACGGGCTACTGCGCCCGGTGACCGAGACCGCCTCGGTGCTGTTGTGCAACAACCCGGGGCTGATGACGCTCGACGGCACGAACACCTGGGTGCTGCGCGCACCGGGCAGTGACGAACTGGTGATCGTCGACCCCGGGCCCGACGACGACGAACACATCGCGAAGGTCGCCGAACTCGGCCGGATCGCGCTGGTGCTGATCAGCCACAAACACGAGGACCACACCGGCGGGATCGACAAGATCGTCGACCGTACGGGTGCGGTCGTCCGGTCGGTCGGCAGCGGATTCCTGCGCGGTCTCGGAGGTCCGCTCACCGACGGTGAGGTCATCGACGCGGCGGGGCTGCGCATCACCGTGATGGCCACGCCCGGCCACACCGCCGACTCGCTGTCGTTCGTCCTCGACGACGCGGTGCTGACCGCCGACACCGTGCTCGGGCGCGGCACCACCGTCATCGACACCGAGGACGGCAGCCTGCGCGACTACCTCGAATCCCTACACCGGCTGCAGGGCCTGGGCCGGCGGACGGTGCTGCCCGGGCACGGCCCCGACCTGCCCGACCTCGAGGCCGTCACGGCCATGTATCTCACCCACCGTGAGGAGCGGCTCGACCAGGTGCGGGCGGCGTTGCGTGAACTCGGTGACGACGCGACGGCGCGCCAGGTCGTCGAACACGTCTACACCGATGTCGACGAGAAGCTGTGGGACGCCGCGGAGAAGTCGGTCGAAGCCCAGCTGGACTACCTGCGCACGTGA
- a CDS encoding TlpA family protein disulfide reductase has translation MSTSTRWTVAVLAVVLALVVALSMQLAEDPAPTRRDGPAPARDHRDADTPEALAGPRAEADLPPCPPPGVGAGPESLRGITLECAGDGQMVDVARSLAGRTVVLNLWAYWCGPCADELPAMAEYQRRVGDAVTVVTVHQDENETAGLLRLAELGVRLPTLQDGRRLIAAAVKAPNVMPATVVLRADGSVAGIVPRSFATADEIEEAVDQTMGESG, from the coding sequence ATGAGCACCTCGACCCGCTGGACCGTCGCCGTGCTGGCCGTGGTGCTCGCGCTGGTGGTGGCGCTGTCGATGCAGCTCGCCGAGGATCCGGCGCCCACCCGCCGCGACGGGCCGGCACCCGCCCGCGACCACCGCGACGCGGACACTCCCGAGGCGCTGGCCGGCCCCCGCGCCGAGGCGGATCTGCCGCCGTGTCCACCGCCGGGCGTCGGTGCCGGGCCGGAGTCGCTGCGCGGTATCACCCTGGAGTGCGCCGGCGACGGGCAGATGGTCGACGTCGCGCGGTCGCTGGCGGGCCGCACCGTGGTGCTCAACCTGTGGGCCTACTGGTGTGGTCCGTGCGCGGACGAACTGCCCGCCATGGCCGAGTATCAGCGCCGGGTCGGCGACGCGGTGACGGTGGTGACCGTCCACCAGGACGAGAACGAGACAGCGGGCCTGCTGCGGCTGGCCGAGCTGGGGGTTCGGCTGCCGACACTGCAGGACGGACGCCGTCTGATCGCCGCGGCGGTCAAGGCGCCCAACGTGATGCCTGCGACGGTTGTGCTGCGTGCGGACGGTAGCGTGGCCGGAATTGTGCCGCGGTCCTTCGCCACCGCCGACGAGATCGAGGAAGCGGTGGACCAGACGATGGGAGAGTCGGGGTGA
- a CDS encoding NUDIX hydrolase, producing the protein MSATRDGHRLIPDAAPAWLKPLVHNTDSVPRAYRRRVPPDVLAAITAANATATVTRAKRDAAVLVLFSGPEKAGEGLPHDADLLVTVRASTLRHHAGQAAFPGGATDPDDEGPVHTALREATEETGLDTSRLQPLATLQRMFIPPSGFHVVPVLAYSPDPGPVAVVDESETAIVARVPVRAFVNPENRLMVYREANSRRWAGPAFLLNEMLVWGFTGQVISAILDVAGWAVPWNTDDVRELDEAMALVGDDDRYGESQQ; encoded by the coding sequence GTGAGCGCGACGCGCGACGGGCACCGCTTGATTCCCGACGCCGCGCCCGCCTGGCTCAAACCGCTGGTCCACAACACCGACAGCGTGCCCCGCGCCTACCGCCGCCGGGTGCCGCCGGACGTGCTGGCCGCGATCACCGCGGCGAACGCCACTGCGACGGTCACCCGGGCGAAACGTGACGCCGCGGTGTTGGTGCTGTTCTCCGGTCCGGAGAAAGCCGGCGAGGGGCTACCCCACGATGCCGACCTGCTCGTGACGGTGCGGGCGTCGACCCTGCGCCACCACGCCGGTCAGGCGGCCTTCCCCGGCGGCGCGACGGACCCCGACGACGAGGGTCCCGTGCACACCGCGCTGCGCGAGGCCACCGAGGAGACCGGCCTCGACACCAGTCGCCTGCAACCGCTGGCGACGCTGCAGCGGATGTTCATCCCGCCGTCGGGTTTCCACGTCGTGCCCGTACTGGCCTATTCGCCCGACCCGGGCCCGGTGGCCGTCGTCGACGAATCCGAGACCGCGATCGTGGCGCGGGTGCCCGTGCGCGCCTTCGTCAACCCGGAGAACCGGTTGATGGTCTACCGCGAGGCCAATTCGCGCAGGTGGGCCGGCCCCGCATTCCTGCTCAACGAGATGCTGGTGTGGGGTTTCACCGGTCAGGTCATCTCCGCGATCCTCGACGTCGCCGGGTGGGCCGTGCCCTGGAACACCGACGACGTTCGGGAACTCGACGAGGCAATGGCGCTCGTCGGGGACGACGACCGTTACGGTGAGTCCCAACAATGA
- the crp gene encoding cAMP-activated global transcriptional regulator CRP, protein MDEILARAGIFQGVEPSAVSALTKQLQPVDFPRGHTVFAEGEPGDRLYIIINGKVKIGRRSPDGRENLLTIMGPSDMFGELSIFDPGPRTSSATTITEVRAVSMDREALRAWIADRPEIAEQLLRVLARRLRRTNNNLADLIFTDVPGRVAKQLLQLAQRFGTQEGGALRVTHDLTQEEIAQLVGASRETVNKALADFAHRGWIRLEGKSVLISDSERLARRAR, encoded by the coding sequence GTGGACGAGATCCTGGCCAGGGCCGGAATCTTCCAGGGAGTCGAACCCAGCGCCGTTTCCGCGCTCACCAAGCAATTGCAGCCCGTGGACTTCCCGCGCGGGCACACCGTGTTCGCCGAGGGCGAGCCCGGTGACCGGCTCTACATCATCATCAACGGCAAGGTGAAGATCGGCCGTCGCTCCCCCGACGGCCGCGAGAACCTCCTGACGATCATGGGCCCGAGCGACATGTTCGGTGAGCTCTCGATCTTCGACCCCGGACCGCGCACGTCGAGCGCCACCACGATCACCGAGGTGCGCGCCGTGTCGATGGACCGCGAGGCGCTGCGTGCGTGGATCGCCGACCGCCCCGAGATCGCCGAGCAGCTGCTGCGTGTTCTGGCCCGCCGGCTGCGTCGCACCAACAACAACCTCGCCGACCTGATCTTCACCGACGTGCCCGGCCGCGTGGCCAAGCAGCTGCTCCAGCTCGCGCAGCGGTTCGGCACCCAGGAGGGCGGTGCGCTGCGCGTCACCCACGACCTGACGCAGGAGGAGATCGCCCAGCTCGTCGGCGCCTCCCGCGAGACCGTGAACAAGGCGCTCGCCGACTTCGCCCACCGCGGCTGGATCCGCCTCGAGGGCAAGAGCGTGCTGATCAGCGACTCCGAACGGCTGGCCCGCCGCGCTCGCTAG
- the marP gene encoding acid resistance serine protease MarP — MTPSQWLDFLVLAVAFVAAVSGWRSGALGSLMSFIGVVLGAVAGVLLAPHVVTHISGPRTKLFAALFLILALVVIGEIAGVVLGRAVRGAIRNRTLRLFDSVIGVGLQIGAVLLASWLLATPLTSSDQPSLAAAVKGSRVLAEVDDVAPPWLKSVPTRLSGLLDTSGLPEVLEPFGRTPIATVDAPDAALATDAVVGATRGSVVKIRGVAPGCQKVLEGTGFVVSPNRVMSNAHVVAGSESVTVEVDGQTYDAFVVSYDPNADISILDVPDLPAAPLPFVDELAPPGTDAIVMGYPGGGDFTATPARIRETIELNGPDIYRKTTVTREVYTIRGTVRQGNSGGPMINRGGKVLGVVFGAAVDDADTGFVLTSDEVGAQLARVGNTARVPTGVCVS, encoded by the coding sequence ATGACACCGTCTCAGTGGCTCGACTTCCTCGTCCTCGCCGTTGCCTTCGTCGCCGCCGTCTCGGGCTGGCGCTCGGGCGCGTTGGGGTCCCTCATGTCGTTCATCGGCGTGGTGCTCGGCGCGGTCGCCGGCGTGCTGCTCGCCCCGCACGTGGTCACCCACATCAGCGGTCCCCGCACCAAACTGTTCGCGGCGCTGTTCCTGATCCTCGCGCTGGTGGTGATCGGCGAGATCGCCGGCGTGGTCCTGGGCCGGGCCGTGCGCGGTGCGATCCGCAACCGCACGCTGCGCCTGTTCGACTCCGTGATCGGGGTGGGCCTGCAGATCGGGGCGGTGCTGCTCGCGTCCTGGCTGCTGGCGACCCCGCTGACGTCCTCGGACCAGCCGAGCCTGGCCGCGGCCGTCAAGGGCTCACGGGTGCTGGCCGAGGTGGACGACGTCGCACCGCCGTGGCTGAAGTCGGTGCCCACACGGCTCTCCGGTCTGCTCGACACCTCGGGCCTACCCGAAGTCCTCGAACCGTTCGGACGCACCCCGATCGCGACGGTCGACGCCCCGGACGCGGCGCTGGCCACCGATGCCGTGGTCGGCGCGACACGTGGCAGCGTGGTGAAGATCCGCGGTGTCGCACCCGGCTGCCAGAAGGTGCTCGAGGGCACCGGTTTCGTGGTGTCGCCGAACCGGGTGATGTCCAATGCCCACGTCGTCGCCGGGTCGGAGAGCGTCACCGTGGAGGTCGACGGTCAGACCTACGACGCTTTCGTGGTGTCCTACGACCCGAACGCCGACATCTCGATCCTCGACGTCCCGGACCTGCCCGCGGCGCCGCTGCCGTTCGTCGACGAGTTGGCGCCCCCGGGGACCGACGCCATCGTGATGGGCTATCCGGGCGGCGGCGACTTCACCGCCACCCCGGCGCGGATCCGCGAGACCATCGAGCTCAACGGGCCCGACATCTATCGCAAGACCACGGTGACCCGCGAGGTCTACACCATCAGAGGGACTGTGCGTCAGGGCAATTCGGGTGGTCCGATGATAAACCGCGGCGGCAAGGTGCTGGGTGTGGTGTTCGGCGCCGCGGTCGA
- a CDS encoding RidA family protein yields MSTWGERSDGGRSWSERLAELGIELPEVVAPLAAYVPAVRTGNLVYTAGQLPIVSGELTRTGKVGADVDPDDAKDLARLCGLNALAAVDALVGIDAVTRVVKVVGFVASAPGFGGQPGVVNGASELFGEVFGDAGAHARSAVGVSELPRNAPVEVEIVVEVG; encoded by the coding sequence GTGAGCACCTGGGGCGAGCGCAGCGACGGGGGAAGATCATGGTCCGAGCGCCTGGCGGAGCTGGGCATCGAGCTTCCGGAGGTCGTGGCGCCGCTCGCGGCCTACGTGCCGGCCGTGCGAACCGGGAACCTGGTCTACACCGCCGGGCAGCTGCCGATCGTCTCCGGTGAACTGACCCGCACCGGCAAGGTCGGCGCCGACGTCGACCCGGACGACGCCAAGGATCTCGCGCGGCTGTGCGGCCTCAACGCACTCGCCGCGGTCGACGCGCTCGTCGGCATCGACGCGGTCACCCGGGTGGTCAAGGTGGTCGGGTTCGTCGCCTCGGCGCCCGGCTTCGGCGGTCAACCCGGTGTCGTCAACGGCGCATCGGAGTTGTTCGGCGAGGTGTTCGGCGACGCCGGCGCGCACGCCCGATCCGCGGTCGGGGTGTCGGAGTTGCCGCGCAACGCCCCGGTCGAGGTCGAGATCGTCGTCGAGGTCGGTTAG
- a CDS encoding ArsA family ATPase yields MSTTPPALDMAAILTDTSNRVVVCCGAGGVGKTTTAAAMALRAAEYGRTVVVLTIDPAKRLAQALGIKDLGNTPQRVPLAPEVTGELHAMMLDMRRTFDEMVIQYSGPDRADAILDNQFYQTVATSLAGTQEYMAMEKLGQLLAQDKWDLIVVDTPPSRNALDFLDAPKRLGSFMDSRLWRMLLAPGRGIGKLVTGAVGLAMKAMSTILGSQMLSDAAGFVQSLDATFGGFREKADRTYDLLKRRGTQFVVVSAAEPDALREASFFVDRLSSERMPLAGLILNRTHPTLCSLHAEKASEVADALAEKDPESLTVAALRIHADRTQTAKREVRLLSRFTGANPHVAIVGVPSLPFDVSDLDALRAIADQITGTASAA; encoded by the coding sequence ATGAGTACGACACCGCCCGCCCTCGACATGGCCGCGATCCTCACCGACACCTCCAACCGGGTGGTGGTCTGCTGCGGCGCCGGCGGCGTCGGCAAGACCACCACCGCTGCGGCGATGGCGTTGCGGGCCGCCGAGTACGGCCGCACCGTGGTGGTGCTGACCATCGACCCGGCCAAGCGGCTCGCGCAGGCGCTCGGCATCAAGGATCTGGGGAACACCCCGCAGCGTGTGCCGTTGGCGCCCGAGGTGACCGGTGAACTGCACGCGATGATGCTCGACATGCGTCGCACGTTCGACGAGATGGTGATCCAGTACTCGGGTCCCGACCGGGCGGACGCGATCCTGGACAACCAGTTCTACCAAACGGTGGCGACGTCGCTGGCCGGCACGCAGGAGTACATGGCGATGGAGAAGCTGGGACAGCTTCTCGCGCAGGACAAGTGGGATCTGATCGTGGTGGACACTCCACCGTCGCGCAACGCCCTGGACTTTCTCGACGCCCCCAAACGCCTCGGCAGTTTCATGGACAGCCGGTTGTGGCGCATGCTCCTGGCCCCCGGCCGGGGTATCGGGAAACTGGTCACCGGCGCGGTCGGACTGGCCATGAAGGCCATGTCCACCATTCTCGGGTCTCAAATGCTCTCGGACGCAGCAGGTTTCGTTCAGTCACTGGACGCGACGTTCGGCGGCTTCCGCGAGAAGGCCGACCGGACCTACGATCTGCTCAAACGACGCGGGACCCAGTTCGTGGTGGTGTCGGCGGCCGAACCCGATGCGTTGCGGGAGGCCTCGTTCTTCGTCGACCGGCTGTCCTCGGAGCGGATGCCGCTGGCGGGGCTGATCCTCAACCGCACGCATCCGACGCTGTGCTCACTGCACGCGGAGAAGGCCAGCGAGGTGGCCGACGCGCTGGCGGAGAAGGATCCTGAGTCGTTGACGGTGGCGGCACTGCGAATTCACGCGGACCGCACGCAGACCGCCAAGCGCGAGGTGCGGCTGCTGTCGCGATTCACCGGCGCCAACCCGCATGTCGCGATCGTCGGTGTTCCTTCGCTGCCGTTCGACGTCTCAGACCTCGACGCGCTGCGGGCGATCGCCGATCAGATCACCGGGACGGCCAGCGCCGCCTGA
- a CDS encoding ArsA-related P-loop ATPase, translating to MATTTNGGRAVGWPSRLTKVKLHFVTGKGGTGKSTIAAALALALAAGGRKVLLVEVEGRQGIAQLFDVPPLPYKEVKIATADGGGQVNALAIDTEAAFLEYLDMFYNLGLAGRAMRRIGAVEFATTIAPGLRDVLLTGKIREIVTRAEKGKQPVYDAVVVDSPPTGRIARFLDVTKAVSDLAKGGPVHSQAESVVKVLHSDITAIHLVTLLEALPMQETLEAIDELKEIGLPIGSVIVNRNIPAYLSPDDLAKAAEGDVDGDAIRADLASVGIELSDNDFAGLLTETIQHATRIKARSETAEELTRIEMPRLELPALPEGVDLGSLYELAEVLAHQGVR from the coding sequence GTGGCAACAACTACCAACGGCGGTAGAGCCGTCGGCTGGCCGTCACGGCTGACCAAGGTGAAACTGCACTTCGTCACCGGCAAGGGCGGTACCGGCAAGTCGACGATCGCCGCGGCGCTCGCCCTGGCACTCGCCGCGGGCGGCCGCAAGGTGTTGCTCGTCGAGGTCGAGGGCCGTCAGGGCATCGCTCAGCTCTTCGACGTGCCGCCGCTGCCCTACAAAGAGGTCAAGATCGCGACCGCGGACGGTGGCGGGCAGGTCAACGCGCTGGCCATCGACACCGAAGCGGCGTTCCTCGAATACCTCGACATGTTCTACAACCTCGGCCTGGCCGGGCGGGCGATGCGCCGGATCGGCGCGGTCGAGTTCGCCACCACGATCGCGCCGGGTCTGCGTGACGTGCTGCTCACCGGCAAGATCCGCGAGATCGTCACCCGCGCGGAGAAGGGCAAGCAGCCGGTGTACGACGCGGTGGTCGTGGACTCCCCGCCCACCGGCCGGATCGCGCGGTTCCTGGACGTCACCAAGGCGGTGTCGGATCTCGCCAAGGGTGGACCGGTGCACTCGCAGGCCGAGAGCGTGGTGAAGGTGCTGCACTCCGACATCACCGCCATCCACCTCGTCACCCTGCTCGAGGCGCTGCCCATGCAGGAGACGCTGGAGGCCATCGACGAGCTCAAGGAGATCGGGCTGCCGATCGGCAGCGTCATCGTCAACCGCAACATACCGGCCTACCTGTCGCCCGACGATCTGGCCAAGGCCGCCGAGGGCGACGTCGACGGCGACGCCATCCGCGCCGATCTCGCGTCTGTGGGAATCGAGTTGTCCGACAACGATTTCGCCGGTCTGCTGACCGAGACGATCCAGCACGCCACCCGCATCAAGGCGCGTTCGGAGACCGCCGAGGAACTCACCCGCATCGAGATGCCACGGCTCGAACTGCCCGCCCTGCCCGAAGGTGTCGACCTCGGCAGCCTTTATGAACTCGCTGAAGTGCTTGCCCACCAAGGAGTCCGATGA
- the nth gene encoding endonuclease III: MTAGTADPKPARRAAAKKWDNETQLGLVRRARRMNRALAQAFPHVYCELDFTDPLELAVATILSAQSTDKRVNLTTPALFKKYRTALDYAQADRTELEELIRPTGFYRNKANSLIRLGQELVERFDGQVPADIDDLVTLPGVGRKTANVILGNAFDVPGITVDTHFGRLVRRWRWTAEEDPVKVEHAIGKLIERSEWTLLSHRVIFHGRRVCHARKPACGVCVLAKDCPSFGIGPTDREAAAALVKGPETEHLLALAGL; this comes from the coding sequence GTGACCGCAGGTACGGCCGACCCGAAGCCGGCGCGGCGTGCTGCCGCCAAGAAGTGGGACAACGAGACGCAGCTGGGCCTGGTGCGGCGCGCGCGACGGATGAATCGTGCTCTGGCCCAAGCGTTTCCACACGTGTACTGCGAGCTCGACTTCACCGATCCGCTCGAACTCGCGGTGGCCACGATCCTGTCCGCCCAGAGCACCGACAAGCGGGTCAACCTGACCACCCCCGCGCTGTTCAAGAAGTACCGCACCGCACTCGACTATGCCCAGGCCGACCGCACCGAACTCGAGGAGCTGATCCGGCCCACCGGTTTCTACCGGAACAAGGCCAATTCGCTGATCCGGCTCGGCCAGGAACTCGTCGAACGCTTCGACGGTCAGGTGCCCGCCGACATCGACGACCTGGTGACGCTGCCGGGGGTGGGCCGCAAAACGGCCAACGTCATCCTCGGCAACGCCTTCGACGTCCCGGGAATCACCGTGGACACCCACTTCGGCCGGTTGGTGCGCCGGTGGCGGTGGACCGCCGAAGAGGATCCGGTGAAGGTCGAGCATGCGATCGGCAAACTGATCGAGCGCAGCGAATGGACCCTGCTGAGTCATCGCGTGATCTTTCACGGCCGCCGCGTCTGCCACGCCCGCAAGCCGGCCTGCGGGGTGTGCGTACTGGCCAAGGACTGCCCGTCGTTCGGCATCGGCCCGACCGACCGCGAAGCCGCCGCGGCGCTGGTCAAGGGTCCGGAGACCGAGCACCTACTCGCCCTCGCGGGCCTGTAG
- a CDS encoding DUF4177 domain-containing protein — MSQPTQWEYATVPLLTHATKQILDQWGADGWELVAVLPGPTGEQHVAYLKRPK; from the coding sequence ATGAGCCAACCGACGCAGTGGGAATACGCGACCGTGCCGTTGCTGACGCACGCCACCAAACAGATCCTCGATCAGTGGGGCGCCGACGGCTGGGAGCTGGTCGCGGTGCTGCCCGGTCCGACCGGTGAGCAGCACGTCGCCTATCTGAAGCGGCCCAAGTGA